In one window of Primulina tabacum isolate GXHZ01 chromosome 8, ASM2559414v2, whole genome shotgun sequence DNA:
- the LOC142553981 gene encoding magnesium transporter MRS2-4-like has product MGKLTFRRRKKSALPPTIDVARNSMMAAAAAAANKAVVKKKAAGARLWMRMDRWGQSELIECDKSVIIKRASIPTRDLRILGPIFSHSSSILAREKAMIVNLEYIRAIVTAEEVLLLDPLRQEVLPFVDQLRRQLPHKSPSEHVAGQMISPYNELQSPTTGQWLTVPEAPGGLQDELPFEFQVLEIALEVVCTYLDSSVAELERDAYPALDDLAIHVSTKNLEHVRSLKSNLTRLLARVQKVRDEIEHLLDDNEDMAQLYLTRKWTQNQQSEAMTGAMALNGVVPAAHHLGRLSFTRSGSLVSNYQNDHDVEDLEMLLEAYFTQLDGTRNKILSVREYIDDTEDYVNIQLDNQRNELIQLQLTLTIASFAIAVETLLAGIFGMNIPCTLYNTNGIFGRVVGSMSAACIVLFFLVLWYARWKKLIGT; this is encoded by the exons ATGGGGAAATTGACGTTTAGACGGAGGAAGAAGTCTGCTCTGCCGCCGACGATTGATGTGGCGAGGAATTCGATGATGGCCGCGGCGGCGGCGGCTGCGAACAAGGCGGTGGTGAAGAAGAAGGCCGCAGGTGCACGCCTGTGGATGAGAATGGATCGTTGGGGGCAATCGGAGCTCATTGAATGTGATAAGAGCGTGATAATTAAAAGGGCTTCGATTCCCACGAGGGATTTAAGGATTCTTGGGCCCATATTCTCTCATTCCTCCAGCATCCTCG ctagggagaaagccATGATTGTAAACTTGGAATATATAAGAGCAATAGTTACTGCTGAAGAAGTATTATTGCTTGATCCTCTTCGGCAGGAGGTTCTTCCATTTGTTGATCAGCTGAGGCGACAATTACCACATAAAAGCCCTTCTGAGCATGTGGCAGGCCAAATGATATCTCCATATAACGAATTGCAATCTCCCACAACCGGACAGTGGTTAACTGTTCCTGAAGCCCCAGGAGGTTTGCAAGATGAACTTCCTTTCGAGTTCCAGGTTTTGGAAATAGCATTAGAGGTTGTTTGTACATATTTGGACTCCAGTGTGGCAGAACTTGAGAGAGATGCTTACCCTGCTTTGGATGATCTGGCTATACATGTGAGCACTAAGAATCTTGAACATGTGCGGAGTCTCAAAAGCAACCTCACCCGATTACTTGCACGTGTACAAAAG GTGAGAGATGAAATCGAACATCTATTAGATGACAATGAAGACATGGCTCAACTGTACTTAACACGGAAGTGGACACAGAATCAACAATCTGAGGCAATGACTGGAGCTATGGCACTAAATGGTGTTGTTCCTGCAGCACATCATCTTGGTCGGCTTAGCTTTACAAGAAGTGGTAGTTTGGTGAGTAACTATCAAAATGACCATGATGTGGAGGACCTAGAAATGTTGCTCGAAGCTTACTTCACACAACTGGATGGCACCCGAAACAAGATTCTCTCT GTACGTGAGTATATTGATGACACGGAGGACTACGTTAACATCCAACTCGATAACcaaagaaatgaactcattcaACTGCAGTTAACATTGACAATTGCTTCATTTGCCATAGCTGTGGAAACTCTTCTTGCTGGGATATTTGGAATGAATATTCCTTGCACATTGTATAACACGAATGGGATATTTGGTCGTGTTGTTGGATCCATGTCAGCTGCTTGCATAGTGCTGTTTTTTCTTGTTTTGTGGTATGCCAGATGGAAGAAGCTTATTGGGACTTGA